In Catenulispora sp. GP43, one genomic interval encodes:
- a CDS encoding nuclear transport factor 2 family protein — MTAHATISPQEAADRLAIRELFDAYAHCADRRDAKGQMALFTEDTRFLVFMDARSGEPTQELHGRESLAPVFDALNAYTATTHFNGQSTVVLDGERATGESYCIAHHLTVADDGSRTLMIASIRYLDAFVKRDGDWLFAERRLMVDWTETRPSTP, encoded by the coding sequence ATGACGGCCCACGCCACGATCTCACCTCAGGAGGCCGCCGACCGACTGGCCATCCGTGAGCTGTTCGACGCCTACGCGCACTGCGCGGACCGGCGCGATGCCAAGGGTCAGATGGCGTTGTTCACCGAGGACACCCGCTTCCTGGTGTTCATGGACGCCAGGTCCGGGGAGCCGACCCAGGAGCTGCACGGCCGCGAGTCGCTGGCGCCGGTGTTCGACGCGCTCAACGCCTACACGGCGACGACCCACTTCAATGGTCAGAGCACGGTCGTCCTGGACGGTGAGCGGGCGACCGGGGAGAGCTACTGCATCGCCCACCACCTCACAGTCGCCGACGACGGATCGCGCACGCTGATGATCGCTTCCATCCGCTACCTTGACGCGTTCGTCAAGCGGGACGGCGACTGGCTGTTCGCCGAGCGCCGCCTGATGGTCGACTGGACCGAAACGCGGCCGTCCACACCCTGA
- a CDS encoding TetR/AcrR family transcriptional regulator — MTDRTDPRITRTVHALEQAIVELAAHQPVSRISVAALADRAGVTRATFYNRYDSPLDLLIQVLHADLDRGHRREQELRAEGTHSAAEMLRLTTAEVAEHVERFRTVYRQALQDPADRGVSEALVRHFADYAMAFMARSADPGVPRANQGVVAAFMAHGFAGAIAAWLGDDTVTKADLVDAAVACAPSWWT; from the coding sequence GTGACAGATCGCACCGACCCCCGGATCACCCGGACGGTCCACGCCCTGGAGCAGGCGATCGTCGAGCTCGCCGCGCACCAGCCGGTTTCGCGGATCTCCGTAGCGGCCCTCGCCGACCGGGCCGGGGTGACCCGGGCCACGTTCTACAACCGCTACGACAGCCCCCTGGACCTGCTCATCCAGGTCCTCCACGCGGACCTGGACCGCGGCCATCGCCGGGAGCAGGAGCTGCGGGCCGAGGGCACACACTCGGCCGCCGAGATGCTAAGGCTCACCACCGCGGAGGTCGCCGAGCACGTCGAGCGGTTCCGGACCGTCTACCGCCAGGCCCTCCAAGACCCGGCAGATCGCGGGGTGTCCGAGGCCCTGGTCCGGCACTTCGCCGACTACGCCATGGCGTTCATGGCGCGGTCGGCCGATCCGGGAGTGCCTCGCGCGAATCAGGGGGTTGTCGCTGCCTTCATGGCCCACGGCTTCGCCGGAGCCATCGCCGCCTGGCTCGGCGACGACACCGTGACGAAAGCGGATCTGGTCGACGCCGCGGTGGCCTGCGCGCCGTCCTGGTGGACGTAA
- a CDS encoding antibiotic biosynthesis monooxygenase, with translation MFARVITAKAGADGFDGAIRIAEQQLPGARQMPGFKGYYLLTDAETGKLVIISLWETREQMDAVTAAAGPSGIREQHNPATAGLTAQRLETYEVTMQA, from the coding sequence ATGTTCGCGCGCGTGATCACAGCCAAGGCTGGAGCCGACGGGTTCGACGGCGCCATCCGTATTGCCGAGCAGCAGTTGCCCGGCGCCCGCCAGATGCCCGGTTTCAAAGGCTATTACCTGCTCACCGACGCTGAGACCGGCAAGCTCGTCATCATCTCGCTGTGGGAGACCCGCGAGCAGATGGATGCGGTCACCGCCGCAGCAGGACCGTCGGGCATCCGTGAGCAGCACAACCCGGCGACGGCGGGACTCACGGCACAGCGCCTGGAAACCTATGAAGTCACGATGCAGGCCTGA
- a CDS encoding MarR family winged helix-turn-helix transcriptional regulator: MNAPPEPRWLDPDERQAWLALAGVLNRLSAALDAQLRRDAGISHFEYQVLALLSEAPDRTRRMSTLAAQAEGSLPRLSQVVARMEQRGWVRRTPDPADGRYTLAIMTDDGWTKVVEAAPGHIEEVRRLVFDQLTKPQTRQLRDIGGRITRAIDRDGHVPDDRPPTAAGPAQPR; the protein is encoded by the coding sequence GTGAACGCCCCGCCCGAGCCGCGCTGGCTCGACCCTGATGAGAGGCAGGCGTGGCTGGCCCTGGCCGGCGTCCTGAACCGGCTGTCGGCCGCGCTCGACGCCCAGCTGCGCCGAGACGCCGGGATCTCCCACTTCGAGTACCAGGTGCTGGCTCTGCTGTCAGAGGCGCCTGATCGCACCCGGCGGATGAGTACGTTGGCGGCGCAGGCCGAGGGCTCGCTTCCCCGGCTGTCTCAAGTGGTCGCGCGCATGGAGCAGCGCGGCTGGGTGCGCCGCACTCCCGATCCGGCGGATGGCCGTTACACGCTGGCGATCATGACCGACGACGGCTGGACGAAGGTCGTGGAGGCCGCGCCCGGCCATATCGAGGAGGTGCGCCGGCTGGTGTTCGACCAACTGACGAAGCCGCAGACGCGCCAGCTGCGCGACATCGGCGGCCGCATCACGCGCGCCATCGACCGAGACGGCCACGTCCCCGATGACCGGCCGCCGACGGCCGCAGGGCCCGCACAGCCGCGCTGA
- a CDS encoding zinc-binding alcohol dehydrogenase family protein produces MPVDTQHRPENEPRKMAAVVLQTGGPPAQSVTCRTAPIPEPAPGEALVEVHAAAVNPLDVANAAGWLGTPLPVIPGVDFAGVVVSDGDHKGHQVWGSGPALGMTRPGTHARFVALPETWLSRKPVNLTMAEAGAVGRSHLTAFETVINIMELIPGETILITGGAGMVGQAAAAIARWRGAEPIIADRRRPDGVEHFIDTSSGDLREAVLDITDGRGTDLVLDTVGGALFEPALRSLRFGGRMVGIFSAPEPRIDFSPAEIYNRQLRVTGLASVFLDGAHVAGVFDQLRPLFERGILAPPAVKTWQLEDSAEAYQTVSDGSAGIKQVLLPSGG; encoded by the coding sequence ATGCCCGTTGACACTCAGCACCGCCCCGAGAACGAGCCACGGAAGATGGCCGCGGTCGTCCTCCAAACCGGCGGGCCGCCGGCGCAGTCGGTGACCTGTCGTACCGCACCGATACCCGAGCCCGCTCCCGGTGAAGCACTCGTCGAAGTGCACGCGGCCGCGGTGAACCCGCTCGACGTCGCCAACGCCGCGGGCTGGCTCGGCACACCGCTGCCGGTGATCCCCGGCGTCGACTTCGCCGGCGTCGTCGTCTCAGACGGCGACCACAAGGGGCACCAGGTGTGGGGCAGCGGTCCGGCATTGGGGATGACGCGGCCCGGCACCCACGCACGCTTCGTCGCCCTTCCCGAGACCTGGCTGTCCCGCAAACCGGTGAACCTGACGATGGCCGAGGCCGGCGCGGTCGGCCGGTCCCACCTCACCGCCTTCGAGACGGTCATCAACATCATGGAGCTGATACCCGGAGAGACGATCCTCATCACCGGCGGAGCGGGCATGGTCGGCCAGGCCGCCGCCGCGATCGCCCGCTGGCGCGGCGCAGAACCGATCATCGCCGACCGCCGCCGGCCCGACGGCGTGGAGCACTTCATCGACACCAGCTCCGGCGACCTCCGCGAGGCGGTGCTCGACATCACCGACGGACGCGGCACCGACCTAGTCCTGGACACGGTCGGCGGCGCACTGTTCGAACCGGCGCTGCGCAGCCTCCGCTTCGGTGGCCGGATGGTCGGCATCTTCAGCGCCCCCGAGCCGCGGATCGACTTCTCACCGGCCGAGATCTACAACCGGCAGCTGCGCGTCACGGGACTGGCCAGCGTGTTCCTGGACGGGGCCCACGTCGCAGGCGTCTTCGACCAGCTACGTCCGCTCTTCGAGCGCGGCATCCTCGCTCCCCCGGCAGTGAAGACCTGGCAACTGGAGGACAGCGCCGAGGCCTACCAGACGGTCAGTGACGGCTCGGCCGGGATCAAGCAGGTTCTGCTGCCGAGCGGCGGCTGA
- a CDS encoding helix-turn-helix domain-containing protein: MDTDAVESRAFHDFRRGWEAEFGDGVPLPTFTPATTADFRVKHRATRVDDVAITDLHGASAIRTDGPLTSSEDVVRLYVVQRGAWTLGGPHDRGERTISAGQFLLKHVGRPSHFQTVPDTAATVLVLPAALLKPLLGGRVLTGASNSAELRLLTAHTNMVRLTMPDLTPAGVQAAHSTLIELTKAVARRRFDDAEPVLAPALAQAAKDLADRRLADPELSAVVLARELNVSVRTLQRAFAVAGESVVSYIRERRLEEARLALTAPSASRLSISELAAYWQFADSSHFIRTFKKRYGRTPNDYARSVSSARG; encoded by the coding sequence GTGGATACGGACGCCGTTGAGTCGCGAGCTTTCCATGACTTCCGCCGCGGCTGGGAGGCGGAGTTCGGCGACGGTGTCCCCCTGCCGACCTTCACCCCGGCCACGACCGCCGACTTCCGCGTCAAGCACCGCGCCACCCGGGTCGACGACGTGGCGATCACCGACCTGCACGGCGCGTCGGCGATCCGGACCGACGGTCCGCTCACCAGCTCGGAGGACGTGGTGCGGCTGTACGTCGTGCAACGCGGCGCCTGGACCCTGGGCGGCCCGCACGACCGCGGCGAGCGCACGATATCGGCCGGGCAGTTCCTGCTGAAGCATGTCGGGCGGCCGTCGCACTTCCAGACGGTGCCCGATACGGCGGCGACGGTCCTGGTCCTTCCCGCGGCCCTACTCAAGCCGCTGCTCGGCGGGCGGGTCCTCACCGGCGCGAGCAACTCAGCCGAACTACGCCTGCTGACGGCCCACACGAACATGGTCCGGCTGACGATGCCCGACCTCACCCCGGCCGGCGTGCAAGCGGCCCACAGCACGCTCATCGAACTGACCAAAGCGGTGGCCCGGCGCCGGTTCGACGACGCCGAACCCGTACTCGCCCCCGCCCTGGCACAAGCCGCGAAAGACCTCGCGGACCGCCGGCTCGCCGATCCCGAGCTGTCGGCGGTGGTGCTGGCGCGCGAGCTCAACGTCTCGGTGCGCACTCTGCAGCGGGCGTTCGCCGTAGCCGGGGAATCAGTGGTCTCCTATATCCGCGAGCGGCGCCTGGAGGAAGCCCGGCTCGCCCTGACCGCACCGTCGGCCAGCCGGCTGAGCATCTCAGAGCTCGCCGCGTACTGGCAGTTCGCTGACAGCAGCCACTTCATCCGGACCTTCAAGAAGCGCTACGGTCGCACCCCCAACGACTACGCCCGCTCGGTCTCATCTGCTCGGGGCTGA
- a CDS encoding SDR family NAD(P)-dependent oxidoreductase, producing the protein MNQQNTGRVAVVTGAGTGIGAATAHRFAADGYTVVLVGRTEATLKQTAQTAPDGADLHPWVADVSDLAAVTAAMDGVAERFGRLDVLVNNAGIAIPGTADQTDLDSYRAMVATNIDGVFFASRAALPHLQTVGGCIVNVGSVAGLRGEWNQAVYNMTKGAVTNLTNSMALDHGRRIRVNAVHPGVTLSKQMFRDALAEGAPLHRRFADRVPMGRAAEPAEIAAVIAFLAGPDAAYVNGAHIPVDGGLTASDGQANLYAAEG; encoded by the coding sequence ATGAATCAGCAGAACACCGGCCGCGTGGCCGTCGTCACGGGCGCCGGCACCGGGATCGGGGCAGCGACCGCGCACCGGTTCGCCGCCGACGGATACACCGTCGTGCTCGTCGGCCGCACCGAGGCCACTCTGAAGCAAACCGCACAGACGGCTCCAGACGGAGCAGACCTGCATCCGTGGGTCGCAGACGTCTCGGACCTGGCGGCCGTCACGGCGGCGATGGACGGCGTGGCCGAGCGGTTCGGACGCCTGGACGTGCTGGTCAACAACGCCGGCATCGCGATCCCGGGCACCGCCGACCAGACCGACCTGGACAGCTACCGCGCCATGGTCGCCACCAACATCGACGGCGTCTTCTTCGCTTCGCGTGCCGCGCTGCCCCATCTACAGACGGTCGGCGGCTGCATCGTCAACGTCGGATCGGTGGCCGGGCTGCGCGGCGAATGGAACCAGGCGGTCTACAACATGACCAAAGGCGCGGTGACCAACCTGACCAACTCGATGGCCCTGGACCACGGCCGCCGGATCCGGGTCAACGCCGTCCACCCCGGAGTCACCCTCAGCAAGCAGATGTTCCGTGACGCACTCGCCGAGGGCGCTCCGCTGCACCGGCGCTTCGCCGACCGCGTCCCGATGGGCCGGGCTGCCGAACCGGCCGAGATCGCCGCGGTCATCGCGTTCCTCGCCGGTCCGGACGCCGCCTACGTCAACGGGGCGCACATCCCCGTGGACGGCGGTCTGACCGCATCCGACGGCCAGGCCAACCTGTACGCCGCCGAAGGCTGA
- a CDS encoding ester cyclase: MHCLGDGDLVATHKIFRGRHTGTWFGLPPSGNAVEFRVMDLVRFQDGLWVEHWAVADGVTLLRQAGALG; the protein is encoded by the coding sequence CTGCATTGCCTCGGGGACGGCGATCTCGTGGCCACCCACAAGATTTTCCGCGGCCGCCACACCGGGACGTGGTTCGGCCTGCCGCCCTCGGGCAACGCGGTTGAGTTCCGGGTCATGGACCTGGTCCGGTTCCAGGACGGGCTCTGGGTCGAGCACTGGGCCGTCGCCGACGGGGTGACCTTGTTGCGCCAGGCCGGCGCGCTGGGCTGA
- a CDS encoding alpha/beta fold hydrolase, whose amino-acid sequence MSITKIHSVAVERIGPVEVTVAEYGSGQPFLLLHGGAGPQSVAGFAEKFAATHRVRVLTPTHPGFGGTARPDTLATIPGLAALYQGLIDQLDLADVTVVGNSLGGWIAAEIALLKSPRVSGIVLIDAVGIEVAGHPVTDFFALTMDEVFTRSFHNPDRFRIDPATLPPAAQAIAAGNRAAIAAYAGSGMTDPALVGRLGTLEIPTLVLWGDSDGMVDVDYGRAYAAAIPMAQFQLLPDTGHSPQLETPDQVIAAIWDSADTDFSAFAR is encoded by the coding sequence ATGAGCATCACCAAGATCCACTCCGTGGCCGTCGAGCGAATCGGCCCTGTCGAGGTGACCGTCGCCGAGTACGGTTCCGGCCAGCCGTTCCTGCTGCTGCACGGCGGCGCCGGGCCGCAGTCCGTCGCCGGCTTCGCCGAGAAGTTCGCCGCCACGCACCGGGTGCGCGTCCTCACGCCGACGCATCCCGGATTCGGCGGCACCGCGCGACCGGACACCCTCGCCACCATCCCAGGACTGGCCGCGCTCTACCAGGGCCTGATCGACCAGCTGGACCTGGCCGACGTGACCGTCGTCGGCAACTCGCTCGGCGGCTGGATCGCCGCGGAGATCGCGCTGCTGAAATCACCGAGGGTCAGCGGCATCGTCCTGATCGACGCCGTCGGAATCGAGGTGGCCGGCCATCCGGTCACGGACTTCTTCGCCCTGACCATGGACGAGGTCTTCACGCGCAGCTTCCACAACCCCGACAGGTTCCGCATCGACCCGGCGACCCTGCCCCCGGCCGCGCAGGCGATCGCCGCCGGCAACCGGGCCGCGATCGCCGCGTACGCCGGCTCCGGCATGACCGACCCGGCTCTTGTCGGGCGGCTCGGGACGCTGGAGATCCCCACGCTCGTGCTGTGGGGCGACAGCGACGGGATGGTCGACGTCGACTACGGACGTGCCTACGCCGCCGCGATCCCGATGGCCCAGTTCCAACTGCTGCCCGACACCGGCCACTCCCCGCAGCTGGAGACCCCCGACCAGGTCATCGCCGCGATCTGGGACAGCGCGGACACGGACTTCTCCGCCTTCGCACGCTAA
- a CDS encoding MBL fold metallo-hydrolase, translated as MPKTAVTRITHSCHLIEVGGRTFLTDPWFSTSPGYYQGEPIAIDIPDLPKLDGVLISHEHYDHCDLDAFAAYRDRSVPLFVAETVVPLARAHGFTNVTALAPWEQAEVGNVSITAAPGKHGVYEVTFVLRAGSEAVYFAGDTMLIPELAEIPKRLGHISLALLPTNGLHIRPANNKQVVMNADEAAELTAILKPELAVPHHYAFTKGFLGDRLITSSDKNPRHYRDATGDLAPETTVRIVEPGIRIEL; from the coding sequence ATGCCCAAGACCGCAGTCACCCGCATCACCCATAGCTGCCACCTGATAGAGGTCGGCGGCCGGACTTTCCTGACAGACCCCTGGTTCAGCACCAGTCCCGGCTACTACCAGGGCGAGCCGATCGCCATAGACATCCCCGACCTGCCGAAGCTCGACGGCGTGCTGATCAGCCACGAGCACTACGACCACTGCGACCTGGACGCCTTCGCCGCCTACCGCGACCGCTCGGTGCCGCTGTTCGTCGCCGAGACCGTCGTGCCGCTGGCCCGCGCGCACGGTTTCACGAACGTCACCGCTCTTGCCCCGTGGGAGCAGGCGGAAGTCGGCAACGTCAGCATCACCGCCGCCCCCGGCAAGCACGGCGTCTACGAGGTCACGTTCGTCCTGCGGGCCGGCTCCGAGGCGGTGTACTTCGCCGGCGACACCATGCTCATCCCCGAACTCGCCGAGATTCCCAAGCGGCTCGGCCACATCTCGCTGGCCCTGCTGCCCACGAACGGCCTGCACATCCGCCCTGCCAACAACAAGCAGGTCGTGATGAACGCCGACGAGGCGGCCGAACTGACCGCGATCCTCAAGCCCGAGCTGGCCGTGCCGCACCACTACGCCTTCACCAAGGGCTTCCTCGGCGACCGGCTCATCACCAGCAGCGACAAGAACCCGCGGCACTACCGGGACGCGACCGGCGACCTGGCTCCCGAAACCACCGTTCGCATCGTCGAACCCGGCATCCGAATCGAGCTGTAG
- a CDS encoding antibiotic biosynthesis monooxygenase has translation MTVTATDTEDFLTATLHHGNLQVDTDDPNPRPMIAVLDAKPGLADAFRERIVELIRAVRQEPGCVTFTGYEARDIPGRFYLYEVYADSAAFATHLKTDHVHAFISAIPDLSTSGPGSIFQLDEIPIPGASATWSTQYSADTGVSPEAVWATLRDERTGAAAAGGNTYVIHGPFAVGTELSVTPAGSDEALTSTIVELTDGRAYADRTEFNGLLLTDRHELTPIEGGGTRVTHQLIIGGPAAQTVGPNLGPQISEDYPDVMRELIAAAAKR, from the coding sequence ATGACTGTCACCGCGACCGACACCGAGGACTTCCTCACCGCGACCCTGCACCACGGCAACCTGCAGGTCGACACCGACGACCCGAACCCCCGCCCGATGATCGCCGTTCTGGACGCCAAGCCCGGCCTGGCCGACGCCTTCCGCGAGCGCATCGTCGAGCTGATCCGCGCCGTGCGCCAGGAGCCGGGCTGCGTCACCTTCACGGGGTATGAGGCCCGCGACATACCCGGCCGGTTCTATCTCTACGAGGTCTACGCCGACTCCGCCGCGTTCGCCACGCACCTGAAGACCGACCACGTCCACGCCTTCATCTCCGCCATCCCCGACCTGAGTACCAGCGGGCCCGGCAGCATCTTCCAGCTCGACGAAATCCCGATCCCCGGGGCATCGGCCACGTGGAGCACGCAGTATTCCGCCGACACCGGTGTGTCGCCGGAGGCGGTGTGGGCAACACTCCGCGACGAGCGCACCGGCGCCGCGGCCGCCGGCGGCAACACCTACGTGATCCACGGTCCGTTCGCCGTCGGCACCGAGCTCTCGGTGACCCCGGCCGGCTCGGATGAAGCCCTGACCTCCACCATCGTGGAGCTCACCGACGGCCGCGCCTACGCCGACCGCACCGAGTTCAACGGCCTGCTCCTCACCGACCGCCACGAACTCACCCCGATCGAAGGCGGCGGTACCCGCGTCACCCACCAGCTCATCATCGGCGGCCCGGCCGCCCAGACCGTAGGACCGAACCTCGGCCCGCAGATCAGCGAGGACTACCCGGACGTCATGCGGGAGCTCATCGCCGCCGCCGCTAAGCGGTAG
- a CDS encoding amidohydrolase family protein: MVTGPGSADPGIDRFVRELAAIDDHAHPIPLEWEPPPDRDRPIFPYDHPLPVRMRPTNPEYLDAWRALWDYEHDDFDDGHLRTLIDKKQQVQAAEGDNYHSWVLDRITIETMLAVDSFPQPSFPAPRFRWLAFDDWLMWPVPAVDQKPITSRYAEQMAQACRQAGVHCPPPTLDDYVHTVLAPVLDRQKADGAVGLKFHTPYYRPIDFAEVPVSLARELYRRASDSGITIDEHRHVEDYLFAIIAAKAAELDLPIQMHTGQGPRHRFENKGSNPMLMEAAVVAAPDTRFLMLHAGWPFAKEAVASLSQPNVFLDISGSSVHLYARNLAGIVRDALEWFPEKILYGTDAFSDTAHAFMSSTEPRSNFLHGWEEKAWLLDRTAREAIALALTDMLRDRVIRAGDVDRLATMIMRGNAIDLYHL; encoded by the coding sequence GTGGTGACCGGCCCGGGCTCCGCCGATCCCGGCATCGACCGATTCGTCCGGGAACTCGCCGCCATCGACGACCACGCGCACCCGATTCCGCTGGAATGGGAGCCGCCGCCGGACCGCGACCGGCCCATCTTTCCGTACGACCACCCCCTGCCGGTTCGCATGCGGCCAACCAATCCGGAGTACCTCGATGCCTGGCGAGCACTCTGGGACTACGAGCACGACGACTTCGACGACGGACACCTGCGCACCTTGATCGACAAGAAGCAGCAGGTCCAGGCGGCCGAAGGAGACAACTACCACAGCTGGGTCCTGGACCGGATCACCATCGAGACCATGCTGGCGGTCGACTCGTTCCCCCAGCCGTCCTTCCCGGCACCCCGGTTCCGCTGGCTGGCCTTCGACGACTGGCTCATGTGGCCCGTCCCCGCCGTCGATCAGAAGCCGATCACGAGCCGATACGCCGAGCAGATGGCGCAGGCCTGCCGACAGGCGGGTGTCCACTGCCCGCCGCCGACGCTCGACGACTACGTGCACACCGTCCTCGCCCCCGTACTCGACCGGCAAAAGGCCGACGGCGCGGTCGGCCTGAAGTTCCACACGCCCTACTACCGGCCCATCGACTTCGCCGAGGTACCGGTATCGCTGGCGCGAGAGCTGTACCGACGTGCCTCCGACAGCGGCATCACGATCGATGAACACCGCCACGTCGAGGACTACCTGTTCGCCATCATCGCCGCCAAGGCTGCCGAGCTGGACCTGCCGATCCAGATGCACACCGGACAAGGACCCCGGCATCGTTTTGAGAACAAGGGCAGCAACCCGATGTTGATGGAGGCCGCCGTGGTCGCCGCGCCAGACACTCGGTTCCTGATGCTGCACGCCGGCTGGCCGTTCGCTAAAGAGGCCGTAGCTTCCCTCTCCCAACCGAACGTCTTCCTCGACATCTCCGGATCCTCAGTGCACCTCTATGCGCGCAACCTCGCCGGCATCGTACGAGACGCACTCGAGTGGTTCCCTGAGAAGATCCTCTACGGCACCGACGCCTTCAGCGACACCGCACACGCCTTCATGTCCAGCACCGAGCCACGGTCGAACTTCCTGCACGGCTGGGAGGAAAAGGCGTGGCTGCTGGATCGCACCGCGCGAGAGGCCATCGCTTTGGCGCTCACCGACATGCTGCGCGACCGAGTCATCCGCGCTGGCGACGTCGACCGGCTGGCCACGATGATCATGCGCGGCAACGCGATCGATCTGTACCATCTGTGA
- a CDS encoding SDR family NAD(P)-dependent oxidoreductase: protein MSEQTIALVTGANQGIGFEIAAGLGALGWSVGIGDRDPERQQDAVARLRADGADAFPVPIDVTDDASVAAAAHRLEERVGRLDVLVNNAGATGGWPQNPTTLDLDSVRVAVETNVFGMMRVTNAMLPLLRRSAHPRIVNQSSHVGSLTLQTTPGVELGEISGAYAPTKTYLNAVTIQYVKELAGTDILINNACPGYVATELTDFQGLRTPLQGAAIAIKLATLPDDGPTGQLFDDDGVVPW from the coding sequence ATGAGCGAACAAACAATTGCGCTTGTCACCGGCGCGAACCAGGGAATCGGATTCGAGATCGCGGCCGGCCTCGGCGCACTCGGCTGGAGTGTCGGGATCGGCGACCGCGATCCGGAGCGCCAGCAGGATGCGGTGGCCAGACTGCGCGCCGACGGCGCCGACGCGTTCCCGGTGCCCATCGACGTGACCGACGACGCGAGCGTGGCGGCCGCCGCCCACCGGCTTGAAGAGCGTGTCGGCCGTCTCGACGTGCTGGTCAACAACGCCGGCGCCACCGGCGGCTGGCCGCAGAACCCGACGACGCTGGACCTGGACAGTGTCCGGGTGGCGGTGGAGACGAACGTGTTCGGCATGATGCGGGTCACCAACGCGATGTTGCCGCTGCTGCGCCGATCGGCGCACCCGCGGATCGTCAACCAGTCCAGCCATGTCGGCTCCCTGACTCTCCAGACGACACCCGGCGTCGAGCTCGGGGAGATCAGCGGGGCGTACGCGCCGACCAAGACGTACCTCAACGCCGTCACCATCCAGTACGTCAAGGAACTGGCCGGCACCGACATCCTCATCAACAACGCGTGCCCCGGATACGTGGCCACGGAGCTCACCGACTTTCAGGGGCTCCGCACCCCGCTACAGGGCGCCGCGATCGCGATCAAGCTCGCGACCCTGCCGGACGACGGCCCTACCGGTCAGCTCTTCGACGACGACGGAGTCGTGCCGTGGTGA
- a CDS encoding TetR/AcrR family transcriptional regulator has protein sequence MPPQSRRERPAKPALTREGIIDTAVSLMEQEGLQRVTMRRLAQALDTGPASLYVYVANTAELHAAILDRLIGRVDLHDTPAEAPWRTRLDAVLTSYQQVLYAHPALALSALTARPSGENYIALLEALLALLAEGGVPDLQAAWGVDILLQSATASAAEHSARREDTHAEADWAQLRRALAEASPEDHPHVHAQAGNLVSGTPVERRQWTVDMLLAGMLAARPNSGSR, from the coding sequence ATGCCCCCGCAGAGCCGCCGCGAGCGCCCCGCCAAGCCCGCCCTCACCCGCGAGGGCATCATCGACACCGCCGTTTCCCTGATGGAGCAAGAGGGACTGCAGCGCGTCACCATGCGCCGCCTGGCCCAAGCCCTGGACACCGGGCCGGCGTCCTTGTACGTCTACGTCGCCAACACCGCCGAACTGCACGCCGCGATCCTGGACCGGCTGATCGGTCGCGTCGACCTGCACGACACACCTGCCGAGGCGCCGTGGCGGACCCGGCTGGACGCCGTGCTCACCAGCTACCAGCAGGTTCTGTACGCCCACCCTGCCCTTGCACTGTCCGCACTCACCGCCCGGCCCTCCGGCGAGAACTACATCGCCCTGCTGGAAGCACTACTCGCCCTTCTCGCTGAGGGCGGGGTGCCCGACCTGCAGGCCGCCTGGGGTGTGGACATTCTGTTGCAGAGCGCTACCGCCTCAGCCGCCGAGCACTCCGCGCGCCGCGAGGACACCCACGCCGAGGCCGACTGGGCCCAGCTGCGCAGGGCCCTCGCCGAGGCATCTCCCGAGGACCACCCACACGTCCACGCCCAAGCCGGCAACCTAGTCTCGGGAACCCCTGTGGAACGCCGGCAATGGACCGTGGACATGCTGCTCGCCGGAATGCTGGCTGCCCGGCCCAACTCTGGATCCAGGTGA